The proteins below come from a single Cryptococcus gattii WM276 chromosome D, complete sequence genomic window:
- a CDS encoding methylenetetrahydrofolate reductase (NADPH), putative (Similar to TIGR gene model, INSD accession AAW46506.1~Methylenetetrahydrofolate reductase (MTHFR2)), which yields MKITEKLQKAEKEGRPFWSFEFFPPRTAQGLQNLYDRIERMRDLGPEFIDITWGAGGKNADLTNSLVQVCQATIGIETCMHLCCTEMPKEKVEWALKEAKSHGCQNILALRGDPVAGTSTWEPTPGGFMNAVDLVRYIHKHYPGDFCVAVAGFPQGHPETPGTPEGRAQEMEWLKAKVDAGAEFIFTQMFYDTSIFFDWVKRVREAGINVPIVPGIMPIQNWEKFEKWVQRENIIVPSHFYEALNPVRGDDEKVRQVGTKLVADMCKTILQNKEAGIKGLHIYTLNLEKGARMLLKELGFEGRREQIAPLPWRPSLTPSRREETIRPIFWANRTRSYLSRTADWDEFPNGRWGDSRSPAYGDLDGYPVSIGVTAPDAYNLWGHPTTSFDLHTLFARFCRGDLAKLPWSTQPPASETSLIIEQLAKMNELGYLTINSQPAVDGVRSDDKVHGWGPAGGYVYQKAYLEFFVSPDLLSPLIRRIERDPRITYYAVNKQGDLRTNTHSESPNAVTWGVFPGKEIVQPTIVEAVSFIAWKDEAFELGLQWAHLYPAGSPSRKLITDTMNTSYLVNIVANDFRDGMSIFEPFLLNQTTVAKVVEGVKGTVEGVVEGVKGVVSA from the exons ATGAAGATCACCGAGAAGCTGCAAAAGGCTGAGAAGGAGGGTCGACCCTTCTGGAGTTTTGAATTCTTCCCTCCCCGAACTGCTCAA GGTTTGCAAAATCTCTACGACCGTATCGAGCGTATGAGGGACCTTGGTCCTGAGTTTATTGACATCACCTG GGGCGCTGGTGGAAAGAATGCCGATCTGACCAACTCTCTTGTCCAGGTTTGCCAGGCAACCATTGGTATTGAAACTTGCATGCACCTTTGTTGTACCGAGA TGCCCAAGGAAAAGGTAGAATGGGCCCTCAAGGAAGCAAAGTCTCATGGTTGTCAAAACATTCTTGCCCTTCGTGGTGACCCTGTGGCTGGCACATCTACATGGGAACCTACTCCTGGTGGATTCATGAATGCCGTTGACCTGGTTCGATACATCCACAAGCATTATCCCGGAGACTTCTGCGTCGCCGTTGCCGGATTTCCCCAGGGACATCCCGAGACTCCGGGCACTCCCGAGGGCAGGGCTCAGGAGATGGAGTGGCTGAAAGCGAAGGTTGACGCAGGAGCCGAATTTATCTTCACTCAGATGTTCTACGACACTTCAATCTTCTTTGATTGGGTGAAGCGCGTGAGGGAAGCTGGCATCAATGTTCCCATCGTACCTGGTATCATGCCTATTCAGAACTGGGAAAAGTTTGAGAAATGGGTCCAGAGGGAGAATATTATCGTACCTTCTCATTTCTATGAGGCCCTTAACCCCGTTCGAGGAGACGACGAAAAGGTGCGACAGGTGGGAACAAAGCTGGTTGCCGATATGTGTAAGACCATCTTGCAGAACAAGGAGGCTGGTATCAAGGGTCTGCACATCTACACCTTGAACTTGGAAAAGGGAGCGAGGATGTTGTTGAAGGAACTTGGATTcgaaggaaggagagagcAAATAGCACCATTGCCATGGAGGCCAAGTTTGACTCCTAGCCGAAGAGAGGAGACCATCAGGCCAATCTTCTG GGCCAATCGGACCCGCTCTTACCTTTCTAGGA CCGCTGATTGGGACGAGTTCCCTAACGGACGATGGGGTGATTCCCGAAGTCCCGCATACGGTGATCTCGACGGCTACCCCGTATCCATCGGTGTCACT GCTCCTGACGCTTATAACCTTTGGGGACACCCCACCACTTCCTTTGACCTCCACACCCTCTTCGCTCGTTTCTGCCGTGGTGACTTGGCCAAACTTCCTTGGTCCACCCAACCTCCTGCATCCGAGACGTCTCTCATCATTGAACAGCTTGCCAAGATGAACGAGCTCGGATACCTCACCATTAACTCTCAACCAGCAGTGGATGGTGTGAGGAGCGACGATAAAGTGCACGGTTGGGGTCCGGCTGGTGGCTACGTCTATCAGAAG GCCTATCTCGAGTTCTTTGTCTCTCCCGATCTGCTTTCTCCCTTAATTAGGAGAATTGAGCGAGACCCTAGGATCACCTACTATGCCGTCAACAAGCAGGGTGATCTGAGGACCAACACTCACAGCGAGAGCCCCAACGCTGTCACTTGGGGTGTCTTCCCCGGCAAGGAAATTGTCCAA CCGACCATCGTAGAGGCGGTCTCTTTCATCGCCTGGAAAGATGAAGCATTCGAACTCGGTCTGCAGTGGGCTCACCTCTACCCCGCCGGCTCTCCTTCTCGTAAACTCATCACTGACACCATGAACACTTCCTATCTCGTCAACATCGTCGCCAATGACTTCCGAGATGGCATGTCAATCTTCGAGCCGTTCTTACTTAATCAAACGACTGTCGCGAAAGTGGTGGAGGGCGTGAAGGGTACTGTTGAGGGGGTTGTTGAGGGTGTGAAGGGTGTGGTTAGTGCTTAG
- a CDS encoding uncharacterized protein (Similar to TIGR gene model, XP_568022.1), whose protein sequence is MSGIPVFVAILIGLACSFVQSLGLTIQRKSHIQEDLLPLSARRPAIRRPLWLIGFIIYMTSNVFATFFQLDALPIVILAPLGAVSLVFNALFAHMLLGDKFGMSWVIGTALVAGGAVMIAVFGVVPDEEHGLDELLLLLKRGPFVAFFTIVLTAVAAVLAVAHIASWHAYRHQSNQITLSGASTPVSVPSNYASPRSTVAIPFRPTNARHRSTSNSDDHEDGYTKPTVEDDNPRLASKNPSAQKSLSLSVPHYIHEVSPKSTAESSHTRTLTLCGLAFAAAAGTLSGLCLVLAKATVELFMKTIDHWRTGVGRNEFARPQTWVLMLGMNIIAVAQVWYLHHSLKFTGPALVCPLAFCFFNLSSIFDGLIFYNQFRQLATYQILLVSFGTAILLLGVWIVSAIQPEGNVEVGTWAEEDMISDRTSISSHESRDELEAGEGATLLGRGFTEEPQDDDSHWPLPHHDIGTAFLPPTPTGRYQPVFAPSPSSPHPPMSPRFFHSRSHSSSHAHHHRHKGPRYGSLLHDIGSHGAPMGFSIGLGAASPGFVLRSGSMSEHHHHGEGERNRRRRSDGPLGLGAIIHGEDNSALQTDVEEGHGENATEAALRDWDTSERRSNNWWDVRRLFASQGNIRLTK, encoded by the exons ATGAGTGGGATCCCAGTCTTCGTTGCCATCTTGATTGGCTTGGCTTGTTCTTTCGTGCAATCGCTTG GTCTTACTATTCAGCGTAAATCCCATATTCAGGAAGACCTTTTACCCTTGTCTGCTCGTCGACCAGCAATACGGCGCCCGTTATGGCTTATCGGTTTCATTATATATATGACTTCCAACGTCTTTGCCACATTCTTCCAACTGGACGCGCTACCCATTGTTATCCTGGCACCATTAGGCGCTGTCTCGCTGGTCTTCAATGCCCTATTTGCCCATATGCTTTTGGGCGACAAGTTTGGTATGAGTTGGGTGATCGGAACAGCTTTAGTAGCTGGAGGAGCGGTTATGATTGCTGTATTCGGCGTAGTTCCTGATGAAGAGCACGGCCTAGACGAGCTACTCTTACTGCTCAAAAGAGGCCCATTTGTAGCTTTCTTTACAATCGTGTTGACTGCAGTCGCAGCGGTCTTGGCGGTG GCCCACATTGCGAGCTGGCACGCCTATCGTCATCAGTCGAACCAAATCACCTTGTCCGGTGCATCAACTCCTGTCTCCGTACCAAGCAATTATGCTTCTCCCCGCTCAACTGTTGCTATTCCTTTCCGCCCTACGAACGCTCGGCATCGATCAACCTCCAATTCTGATGACCACGAAGATGGGTACACGAAGCCTACCGTGGAAGACGATAACCCTCGTCTTGCCTCGAAAAACCCGTCTGCGCAAAAATCCCTTTCACTTTCTGTTCCACATTACATTCATGAAGTGTCGCCCAAATCCACCGCCGAATCTTCCCACACACGGACCCTTACTCTTTGTGGCCTTGCTTTTGCTGCTGCAGCAGGTACACTGTCTGGATTATGCCTTGTCCTGGCGAAGGCAACGGTTGAATTATTCATGAAAACGATCGACCACTGGCGAACAGGCGTCGGTCGTAATGAATTTGCAAGGCCACAAACGTGGGTTCTGATGTTGGGGATGAACATCATTGCCGTCGCGCAGGTCTGGTATCTGCATCATAGCCTGAAATTCACAGGGCCGGCATTAGTGTGTCCGTTAGCATTCTGTTTCTTCAATTTATCCTCGATTTTCG ATGGATTAATTTTTTATAATCAATTCCGGCAACTTGCAACTTATCAGATTCTTCTCGTCTCATTTGGCACCGCGATTCTTCTACTCGGTGTATGGATTGTCTCGGCCATTCAACCTGAAGGTAATGTGGAAGTGGGCACATGGGCTGAGGAAGATATGATCTCGGATAGGACCTCCATTTCCTCACATGAGAGCAGAGACGAGCTGGAAGCTGGGGAAGGAGCGACTTTGCTGGGAAGAGGGTTTACAGAAGAACCGCAAGACGATGACAGTCACTGGCCACTTCCCCATCATGACATAGGAACTGCTTTTTTACCCCCCACACCGACAGGGCGCTATCAACCAGTCTTTGCTCCGTCGCCGTCGTCTCCTCATCCGCCTATGTCTCCTCGTTTCTTCCATTCCCGTTCTCATTCATCTTCACATGCCCATCATCACCGCCATAAAGGCCCCAGATATGGGTCTCTTCTCCATGACATTGGTTCTCATGGTGCACCGATGGGGTTCTCTATTGGTCTAGGGGCAGCAAGCCCGGGGTTTGTCTTGCGCTCGGGGAGTATGAGTGAGCATCACCACCAtggggaaggggaaagaaaTCGAAGACGTCGAAGTGACGGCCCGCTTGGCCTCGGCGCAATCATACATGGAGAAGATAATAGCGCTTTGCAGACCGACGTAGAAGAAGGTCATGGCGAAAACGCAACAGAAGCTGCTCTGAGAGATTGGGACACCAGTGAAAGGAGAAGTAACAACTGGTGGGATGTGAGACGCCTCTTTGCGAGCCAAGGGAATATTCGTTTGACAAAATAG
- a CDS encoding alpha-1,3-mannosyltransferase, putative (Similar to TIGR gene model, INSD accession AAW46504.1), giving the protein MSDRNPSSPALGQRKGLVSHGVDLVRALFFDRRYFWHTAFLLFLGEAALSLLVIWKIPYTKIDWPAYMQQVDMFLAGERDYSKIEGETGPLVYPALHLYIYTAFHRLLPSIENVRPAQFVFLVFYLATFLAVCTIYYLAGRPSNGGRHFPQMLLIPLTLSKRAHSIFLLRLFNDPIAMLIFYLSVIALQIGGRKGWRLGCVLFSLALGVKMNILNFLPGLLVLLFQYRGIVGTMEGLSIIGLIQFILPAPFFFAKSDPHLLKAYFTSAFDFSRQFLYEWTVNWRFISEEAFLSRERAVALLAGHLTVLGLFAAFKWSPVPGGTLKVLQKGFSNPLNQALEVSQVPAYHIPLVLFSANLIGMLFARSLHYQFLSWYFHQLPFLLYSGAGWGNTLTSVIIWVAVQYAWETAPSTINTSIALLAGHGAMVLGLFFHGMKQLSSKQKFKTK; this is encoded by the exons ATGTCTGATCGAAATCCGTCTAGCCCAGCCTTGGGACAGCGAAAAGGTCTTGTAAGCCACGGCGTCGATCTGGTGCGAGCGTTGTTCTTCGACCGACGATATTTTTGGCACACcgccttcctcctctttctgGGTGAGGCTGCGTTGAGCCTGTTAGTGATATGGAAAATTCCCT ATACAAAGATAGACTGGCCGGCATACATGCAACAAGTAGATATGTTCCTTGCCGGCGAAAGGGATTATTCTAAGATTGAAGGGGAAACAGGACCTCTGGT TTATCCCGCCTTGCACTTGTACATATACACCGCCTTTCATCGTCTCCTACCATCCATCGAAAATGTTCGTCCCGCCCAATTCGTCTTTCTCGTGTTCTATCTCGCCACGTTTTTGGCTGTGTGCACGATCTACTATCTCGCCGGACGTCCATCGAATGGGGGCCGTCATTTCCCGCAGATGCTACTTATCCCTTTGACCCTCTCTAAGAGAGCCCACTCAATATTCTTGCTTCGACTGTTCAATGATCCCATCGCTATGCTCATTTTTTATCTTTCCGTGATCGCTTTGCAAATTGGTGGTCGGAAGGGCTGGAGACTAGGATGCGTGCTTTTCAG TCTCGCACTGGGAGTCAAGATGAACATTCTCAATTTTTTGCCCGGTCTACTCGTTCTCCTTTTTCAGTATCGCGGCATTGTCGGCACAATGGAAGGCCTCTCGATCATCGGCCTTATCCAGTTTATTCTCCCTGCTCCATTTTTCTTTGCAAAAAGCGACCCCCACCTCTTGAAAGCCTACTTCACTTCTGCTTTTGATTTCTCACGACAGTTCTTGTATGAATGGACAGTCAACTGGAGATTCATCAGTGAAGAGGCATTCTTAAGCAGGGAGAGGGCCGTGGCTCTACTTGCAGGGCAT CTTACTGTCTTGGGGTTATTTGCAGCATTCAAATGGTCACCGGTGCCCGGCGGCACTTTGAAGGTACTGCAGAAAGGGTTCTCTAACCCTTTAAACCAAGCTTTAGAGGTTTCGCAGGTTCCAGCTTATC ATATTCCTTTAGTCTTGTTTTCAGCCAATCTTATAGGCATGCTCTTTGCCCGTTCTTTGCACTACCAATTTCTCTCGTGGTATTTCCATCAGTTACCTTTCTTACTCTATTCGGGTGCTGGTTGGGGCAATACGCTGACTAG TGTCATAATATGGGTTGCTGTGCAGTATGCGTGGGAAACAGCCCCATCCACAATTAACACTTCTATTGCGCTTTTAGCTGGGCACGGGGCAATGGTTTTGGGGCTTTTTTTCCATGGAATGAAACAGCTGTCATCAAAACAGAAATTTAAGACTAAATAA
- a CDS encoding carbonic anhydrase protein, putative (Similar to TIGR gene model, INSD accession AAW46503.1), with amino-acid sequence MPFHAEPLKPSEEIDMDLEHSVAAQKFKEIREVLEGNRYWARKVTSEEPEFMAEQVKGQAPNFLWIGCADSRVPEVTVMARKPGEVFVQRNVANQFKPEDDSSQALLNYAIMNVGVTHVMVVGHTGCGGCIAAFDQPLPTDENSGATPLVRYLEPIIRLKHSLPEGSDVNDLIKENVKMAVKNVVNSPGAWEKARKGEFREVFVHGWLYDLSTGNIIDLNITQGPHPFVDDRVPRA; translated from the exons ATGCCTTTCCACGCTGAACCCCTCAAGCCCTCCGAGGAGATTGATATGGACCTGGAGCACTCTGTGGCTGCCCAGAAATTCAAGGAGATTAGAGAAGTCCTCGAAGGAAATAGGTACTGGGCCAGAAAGGTCACTTCTGAGGAGCCCGAGTTCATGGCCGAGCAGGTAAAGGGCCAG GCTCCCAACTTCCTCTGGATTGGATGCGCCGACTCCCGAGTTCCAGAGGTTACTGTCATGGCTCGTAAACCCGGAGAAGTGTTTGTTCAG AGGAACGTTGCCAACCAGTTCAAGCCCGAAGACGACTCTTCTCAAGCTCTTCTCAACTACGCCATCATGAACGTTGGTGTCACCCACG TCATGGTCGTTGGTCACACCGGCTGTGGTGGCTGTATTGCTGCATTCGATCAGCCTCTCCCTACCGATGAAAACTCCGGTGCGACTCCCTTGGTGCGATATCTCGAGCCCATCATCAGGTTGAAGCATTCTTTGCCCGAGGGAAGCGATGTGAACGATTTGATCAAGGAGAACGTCAAGATGGCCGTAAAGAACGTTGTTAACAGCCCT GGAGCTTGGGAAAAGGCCAGAAAGGGCGAGTTCCGAGAAGTTTTCGTCCACGGCTGG CTCTATGACCTTTCTACCGGCAACATCATTGACCTCAATATTACTCAAGGCCCTCATCCTTTCGTTGACGACCGCGTGCCTCGAGCGTAG
- a CDS encoding DNA helicase, putative (Similar to TIGR gene model, XP_568019.1), giving the protein MEELDVIKDWVDADYAPPDENISWDEALNISLPTPPPMDEFPDFFAALDYLPKKGENTLPAFSLTVESAKSPVDHSILMKDVSVAMALAADGYPPDGNTRFDWRTRALGQLRRPLPSHLRPRNRQWMYAKQPRRYQPVVSKLSNGHPLLLALQRYRRHFSQLLEAEFQEETRLFNQRLEEWSTEKLVKAGYTLVKVRGHEVSRRQNSKGEGSFIYSFTRGKGAMIDAAKFTFGQYVMLSRTHPFQDAVKDNEEKLILATVNSKTKGAIQLVSPVPIPDIHQGVWRLDIGHSDYVYKKQLEAMSLLNNNPLEQDMSDYIEGSNSFESYPQFPLDVPRGDHLMVPTSSTIPSDQVILKGTSLRETLLKAFSKNHLPPFLSASSPNESSPPILNVKSDGFVSGTQALSPTDLDATPKPHLASGTGKTQKSGILSRNTLIRSWAERHRSGREIPVEVEGDPHVPLNRTQLRAMGMMLTEALSLVQGPPGTGKTRVIVETIKLLKHHFQIPHPILVCAHTNVAVDNLLAGMVKHGVKAIRTGTAERVPAELKQYTLEIKMESHPMWISVQSMTEKAKRLKDEIFRMDFDNPERQQKNLEMKKIWRQIWGIQQIINRELLLDADVVCTTCISAISANLNSIDFPIVFLDEASMATEPLTLLPLMKGSSHVAIIGDHKQLPPVIVSGDAHAGGLSTSLFERLIHEKDVPSIMLDTQYRMHPSLAAFSSKTFYSSLLKNGTAASERPPPETAFLIPEDPIPDPSTGELRLSGEKTNLTFLNHSHPESPVLQSMANEGEAEIIVDVITDLLHKNPDLKGSQIGIIAPYLGQIKVLSETLFASGTQDSLKKILGDERTEEVQDVEIKTVDGFEGREKEVIIFSTVRSNPGGYIGFLGDWRRVNVGLTRARRALIMVGNKETLKMAKMGKRVAENLPQGGTKVWQDLMAFLEQGGMILDTDQGVD; this is encoded by the exons ATGGAGGAACTTGACGTGATCAAGGACTGGGTTGATGCCGATTATGCCCCACCAGATGAGAATATCAGCTGGGATGAGGCTCTAAATATATCCTTGCCCACACCTCCACCAATGGACGAATTTCCGGACTTCTTTGCCGCCCTTGATTATCTACCCAAGAAGGGCGAAAACACGCTGCCCGCCTTCAGTCTTACAGTTGAAAGTGCTAAATCACCAGTTGACCACTCAATTCTTATGAAAGACGTTTCTGTCGCTATGGCTCTCGCGGCGGACGGGTATCCGCCTGATGGCAACACCCGATTTGACTGGCGTACTCGCGCGCTTGGTCAACTGAGGCGTCCACTCCCCTCGCATCTTCGACCCCGTAACCGCCAGTGGATGTACGCTAAACAGCCTCGTAGATATCAACCGGTTGTAAGCAAGCTTTCGAATGGTCACCCTCTATTACTTGCTTTGCAACGATACCGCAGACACTTTAGTCAACTTCTCGAAGCAGAATTTCAAGAAGAAACAAGGTTATTCAATCAAAGGTTGGAAGAATGGAGTACAGAAAAACTTGTCAAGGCTGGATACACACTTGTCAAGGTAAGAGGACATGAAGTTTCCAGGAGGCAGAACTCTAAGGGAGAAGGGTCTTTTATATATTCGTTCACCAGAGGAAAAGGAGCCATGATCGATGCCGCAAAATTCAC GTTCGGCCAGTATGTCATGCTCTCAAGAACTCATCCTTTCCAAGATGCCGTCAAAGACAACGAAGAAAAACTTATTCTAGCTACTGTGAACTCCAAGACTAAGGGGGCCATCCAGTTAGTGAGCCCTGTGCCCATACCAGATATACATCAAGGTGTATGGCG GCTCGATATTGGCCACTCAGACTATGTGTATAAAAAGCAGCTTGAAGCAATGAGCCTTCTGAATAACAATCCTCTTGAACAAGACATGTCTGATTATATAGAGGGTTCGAATTCTTTCGAATCCTATCCCCAGTTTCCACTTGATGTGCCCAGAGGAGATCATTTGATGGTCCCTACTTCTTCAACTATTCCGTCAGATCAAGTTATTCTGAAAGGCACAAGTCTTCGAGAGACTCTGCTAAAGGCCTTCTCCAAAAACCATTTGCCCCCTTTCCTATCAGCATCATCCCCCAATGAATCTTCCCCACCCATTTTGAATGTCAAGTCCGACGGTTTTGTTTCAGGTACCCAGGCTTTGTCACCAACAGATCTTGATGCCACTCCAAAGCCTCACTTAGCTTCAGGCACTGGCAAAACCCAAAAGAGTGGTATTTTGAGTAGAAATACGTTGATAAGAAGTTGGGCGGAGAGACATCGTTCTGGGCGAGAGATTCCTGTAGAAGTCGAGGGTGATCCTCATGTCCCGTTGAACCGGACTCAGCTGCGGGCCATGGGGATGATGCTGACTGAGGCACTGTCTCTAGTTCAAGGC CCTCCCGGTACGGGGAAGACCCGCGTCATCGTCGAAACCATAAAGCTTCTCAAGCATCATTTCCAGATCCCCCATCCCATTCTTGTTTGCGCGCATACCAACGTCGCTGTCGATAACCTTCTAGCAGGTATGGTAAAACATGGGGTCAAGGCTATTAGGACAGGAACGGCAGAAAGGGTCCCTGCCGAATTGAAACAGTATACTTTGGAGATCAAGATGGAAAGCCATCCCATGTGGATTTCTGTGCAAAGCATGACTGAGAAGGCTAAAAGACTCAAGGATGAAATTTTCAGAATGGATTTTG ATAATCCAGAACGTCAGCAGAAAAACTTGGAGATGAAAAAAATCTGGCGACAAATTTGGGGTATACAACAAATTATAAACCGGGAACTGCTCCTCGATGCCGATGTG GTTTGCACGACTTGCATATCGGCCATTTCAGCCAACCTAAATAGCATCGACTTCCCTATAGTCTTTTTAGATGAAGCGAGTATGGCTACCGAACCTTTGACTCTCTTGCCTCTGATGAAAGGC TCATCTCATGTAGCCATTATCGGTGATCATAAGCAACTTCCACCGGTTATTGTATCTGGGGATGCGCATGCCGGAGGATTGTCAACCAGCCTGTTTGAAAGACTGATCCATGAAAAAG ACGTTCCTTCTATAATGCTTGATACACAATATCGAATGCACCCCTCCCTCGCCGCCTTCTCCTCCAAAACCTTCTACTCTTCCCTACTCAAAAATGGTACTGCCGCATCAGAACGGCCCCCTCCCGAAACAGCTTTCCTCATTCCTGAAGATCCAATTCCTGATCCATCCACGGGCGAGCTAAGGCTGTCAGGAGAGAAGACCAATTTGACCTTTTTGAATCACAGTCATCCTGAAAGCCCTGTTTTACAGAGTATGGCCAATGAGGGAGAAGCTGAAATTATCGTAGACGTTATAACGGATCTCCTCCACAAGAATCCC GACTTGAAGGGTTCTCAAATTGGTATCATCGCTCCTTATCTCGGTCAGATCAAAGTTCTTTCAGAGACCCTATTCGCCTCGGGAACCCAAGACTCTCTGAAGAAAATCCTCGGAGACGAACGAACGGAAGAAGTTCAAGATGTAGAAATTAAGACTGTTGATGGTTTCGAAGGAAGGGAGAAAGAAGTAATCATTTTCAGTACTGTTAGATCTAATCCCGGTGGTTATATCGGGTTTTTGGGCGATTGGAGACGAGTCAACGTTGGGTTGACAAGAGCCAGACGA GCACTTATTATGGTGGGAAATAAGGAGACTCTCAAGATGGCCAAGATGGGCAAGAGAGTGGCTGAAAATCTGCCTCAGGGTGGAACGAAAGTCTGGCAAGATCTCATGGCATTTTTAGAACAAGGGGGTATGATTTTGGATACTGATCAAGGGGTTGATTAG